Genomic segment of Streptococcus australis:
CTGTGGTCTTGCGGCCACTACTTTTTCTTCTTTAGGAGCTGCAGGTGTAGCTGATTTGCTTTCTTCCTTAGTGGCTACTGGTGTAGCTGATACAGGCTTTTCTGCTTTCTTTTCTACACTTGCTTTTGGTGCTACAGGTTTTGCTTCTGCCTTAGGAGCAGGTGCAGGTTTAAAGCTAGCCGCGATTTGCTCAGCAGCAGCAGCTTCCACGCTCGATGAGTGGCTTTTCACATCCAAGCCCAACTCTTTTGCACGCGCTACAACTTCTTTACTTTCTTTTCCAAGTTCTTTTGCGATTTCGTACAATCTTTTCTTAGACAAATCATGTCCTCCTCTTCTATTCCATAAGAGACCTCATTTTCTTTGTAAATCCAGCATCTGTCACAGCCAAAACCTTTCTCGATTTTCCGACTGCTATGCTTAATTCCAGTGTTGAAAACACGGTTATAACTTCTACTTGATAATAGTCACTTTTATCGTGAATCTTCTTGGTCAGATTGGGACCAGCATCCTGTGCTAGAAAGACTAGCTTGGCTTTCTGGTCTTGGATAGCCTTGACCACCAATTCCTCACCCGATATGATCCGCCCTGCTCGCTGAGCAAGTCCCAAGAGATTACTTATCTTTTGCTTATTCAAGTCCTAACTCTCTTCTTTTCACTTTGTGATCCACATAGGCGATCAACTCGTCATAAAAGCTTTCTTCCACTTCCATGTTAAAGCTGCGGTTAAAGACTTTCTTCTTTTTTGCCTCTAGGGCTTCTGCATTGTCTAGCTTGATATAAGCGCCACGGCCATTGGCCTTGCCTGTCGGATCGATAAAGACCTGTCCTTCTTTGTTCTTGACAATGCGGAGCAAATCACGCTTATCAATCACTTCGTTGGATACAACAGACTTGCGCAAAGGGATTTTTCTTGTTTTCATCTTTCCCTCCTCTAGCAGCTTTTATTCTTCCGTCAATTCGTCCGCAGCTGCGTAATCCACTTGACCTGCTTCTTCCATAGCTTCAAACTCACTGGCAGACTTGATATCGATACGGTAACCCGTCAAGTGAGCTGCCAAGCGAACGTTTTGTCCACGACGACCGATAGCAAGAGAAAGTTTGTTATCAGGTACAACGACCAAGGCACGTTTGCTGTCGTTTTCATCAAAGATAACTTGGTCAACCTCTGCCGGTGCGATAGCATTGTAGATAAACTCAGCTGGATCTGCTACCCACTCAATAACGTCGATGTTTTCTTCGACAGGAATCATGCGATCGCTCTTGGCATCGTAACGAGCTGGGTGGAATTTGCTGGTGATTTTCTTGATATTTGCACCACCACGCCCAACGATTGTCCCGATAGCGTCCACGTTTGGATTGTGGCTACGAACGGCAACTTTCGTACGGTCACCAGCTTCGCGGGCTACGCTCATGATTTCAACAGTTCCATCGTAGACTTCTGGAATTTCTTGCTCCATCAAGCGTTTGATCATTTCAGGATGGCTACGGCTAACAAAGACGTTGACACCACGAGGGTTGTCTTCAACCTTGTAAACGTAGACTTCGATACGGTCATGGGAAGCAAACACCTCTCCAGGGATTTGGTCTTGTTTTGACAATTGGGCTTCGATGCTGCCGAGATTGACGTAGATGAAGCGGTTGTCAAAGCGTTCTACTGTACCAGACATGATTTCTTGCTCATGTTCCTTGTAAGTATTGTAAGTAATGGCACGTGTTTGCTTGCGCATTTTTTCCATAATGGTTTGTTTAGCAGATTGGGCTGCTACACGACCAAACTCAGCTGGTGCTTCTTCAAACTTAATTTTGTCACCAAGCTCATAGGCAGAATTAATGGCAAGAGCATCTTTCAAGCTGATTTCCAAACGGCTATCAAATACTTCATCAACAACTTCACGAACAGT
This window contains:
- a CDS encoding YlxQ-related RNA-binding protein, with the translated sequence MNKQKISNLLGLAQRAGRIISGEELVVKAIQDQKAKLVFLAQDAGPNLTKKIHDKSDYYQVEVITVFSTLELSIAVGKSRKVLAVTDAGFTKKMRSLME
- the rnpM gene encoding RNase P modulator RnpM — translated: MKTRKIPLRKSVVSNEVIDKRDLLRIVKNKEGQVFIDPTGKANGRGAYIKLDNAEALEAKKKKVFNRSFNMEVEESFYDELIAYVDHKVKRRELGLE
- the nusA gene encoding transcription termination factor NusA is translated as MSKEMLEAFRILEEDKGIKKEDIIDAVVESLRSAYRRRYGQSDSVAIDFNEKTGDFTVYTVREVVDEVFDSRLEISLKDALAINSAYELGDKIKFEEAPAEFGRVAAQSAKQTIMEKMRKQTRAITYNTYKEHEQEIMSGTVERFDNRFIYVNLGSIEAQLSKQDQIPGEVFASHDRIEVYVYKVEDNPRGVNVFVSRSHPEMIKRLMEQEIPEVYDGTVEIMSVAREAGDRTKVAVRSHNPNVDAIGTIVGRGGANIKKITSKFHPARYDAKSDRMIPVEENIDVIEWVADPAEFIYNAIAPAEVDQVIFDENDSKRALVVVPDNKLSLAIGRRGQNVRLAAHLTGYRIDIKSASEFEAMEEAGQVDYAAADELTEE